A portion of the Algisphaera agarilytica genome contains these proteins:
- a CDS encoding UbiA-like polyprenyltransferase has protein sequence MATPTAPPLTSPPESPTGFASKLSLLAADIKLSHTVFALPFALLGAGLACGWAQRLPRVSEVVLVLVCMVLARTFAMCVNRLADAGIDAKNPRTEQRAVASGRLTRGFAAGTIAVTGLGFIAATAGFWLLHDNFWPTALAVPVLGVLALYSVTKRFTWLCHLVLGFALAISPLAAAIAIEPGYLQASATLWLIAGMVLCWVAGFDVIYALQDVGVDRELGLFSMPASLGVEPALWISRTLHVLALACLAGAWWISPQLGVLFGFAVVLTSALLILEHALVWRSATNHIHMAFFTVNGIISLLLGLAGLLDAGLAA, from the coding sequence ATGGCCACGCCGACCGCCCCACCCCTCACGTCACCGCCTGAGTCGCCGACCGGCTTTGCGAGCAAGTTGAGCTTGCTCGCCGCGGATATCAAGCTGTCTCACACCGTCTTCGCGTTGCCGTTTGCGTTGCTCGGGGCCGGGCTGGCTTGCGGGTGGGCCCAGCGGTTGCCGCGGGTGAGTGAGGTTGTGTTGGTGCTGGTTTGCATGGTGCTGGCCCGGACGTTTGCGATGTGCGTGAACCGGCTGGCCGACGCGGGGATCGATGCGAAGAACCCGCGCACCGAGCAACGGGCGGTGGCGAGCGGGCGTCTAACGCGGGGGTTCGCGGCGGGGACCATCGCCGTGACGGGCCTGGGGTTTATCGCGGCGACAGCGGGGTTCTGGTTGTTGCACGACAACTTCTGGCCGACGGCTCTCGCGGTCCCGGTGCTGGGGGTGTTAGCGCTGTACAGCGTGACCAAGCGGTTCACCTGGCTGTGCCACCTGGTGCTCGGATTTGCTCTGGCGATCAGCCCGCTGGCGGCGGCGATCGCGATCGAGCCGGGCTACCTCCAAGCATCCGCGACGCTTTGGCTGATCGCGGGGATGGTGCTGTGCTGGGTGGCGGGGTTCGATGTGATCTACGCGTTGCAGGATGTGGGGGTCGACCGTGAACTCGGGCTGTTTTCCATGCCCGCCTCGCTGGGCGTGGAACCCGCGTTGTGGATCAGCCGAACGCTACACGTACTCGCGCTGGCGTGCCTGGCCGGGGCGTGGTGGATCAGCCCGCAGCTCGGCGTACTCTTCGGCTTTGCCGTCGTGCTCACGTCCGCCCTGCTCATCCTCGAGCACGCCTTGGTCTGGCGGTCGGCCACGAACCACATCCACATGGCGTTCTTCACCGTGAACGGGATCATCAGCCTGCTGCTGGGGCTGGCGGGCTTGCTTGACGCCGGGCTTGCAGCCTGA
- a CDS encoding UbiX family flavin prenyltransferase, with translation MAQNRPQRVVVGITGASGAVYAARLVQLLVAADVQTHLVVSPLGQRLLQDELGMEGVDLAALAGFEPEQAAPDNLIYHHFKDVGATIASGSFQHDGMIICPCSSNTLGSIASGSAQNLIHRAAHVTLKERRKLVLVHREMPLSLIDIRNMQTVTEAGGILAPANPGFYMLPKTIEDIADFVVGRCLDLVGVDHDLDIRWSGRIAKRLRDTTTA, from the coding sequence ATGGCTCAAAACCGTCCCCAACGCGTTGTCGTCGGCATCACCGGAGCCAGCGGAGCGGTCTACGCCGCACGGCTGGTGCAACTGCTCGTCGCGGCAGACGTCCAGACTCATCTGGTGGTTTCACCCCTGGGCCAACGCCTGTTGCAAGACGAACTGGGCATGGAAGGCGTGGACCTTGCCGCCCTCGCGGGCTTCGAGCCGGAACAAGCAGCCCCGGACAACCTGATCTACCACCACTTCAAGGACGTCGGCGCGACTATCGCCTCGGGCAGCTTCCAGCACGACGGCATGATCATCTGCCCCTGCTCGTCCAACACCCTCGGCTCCATCGCCTCGGGTTCAGCGCAAAACCTCATCCACCGCGCGGCCCACGTCACGCTTAAGGAACGCCGAAAGCTTGTGCTGGTCCACCGCGAGATGCCGTTGTCGCTGATCGACATACGGAACATGCAGACCGTGACCGAGGCGGGCGGGATCCTCGCACCAGCGAACCCGGGCTTCTACATGCTGCCCAAGACCATCGAAGACATCGCCGACTTTGTCGTGGGCCGGTGCCTGGACCTGGTGGGCGTGGATCACGATCTGGACATCCGCTGGTCGGGCCGGATCGCCAAGCGCCTCCGCGACACGACCACGGCTTGA